In one Ochotona princeps isolate mOchPri1 chromosome 16, mOchPri1.hap1, whole genome shotgun sequence genomic region, the following are encoded:
- the LOC131482239 gene encoding metalloproteinase inhibitor 1-like, translating to MESSFLLVFPLLLALSTPGTACKCKLLHPQTYYCASDIVILANIARPAKNIGNWRGFKIQLIRIFKAPPHIIPFDVIYTPLDYNSCGYLVKTSYQTQLLIAGYLAGGKMTFNRCHMVHHWLRLSSQQRLGFQGGYNSGCNCNIERCTFCWRDCPEPSSTDCVWKQDNCKYDSWTGTHSMYSLCVRSGSNQCNWDRQALWFHFTTVPATTPTTPTPPSTST from the exons ATGGAGTCTTCATTCCTGCTGGTCTTCCCTCTGCTCCTGGCTCTCTCCACACCTGGCACGGCCTGTAAATGTAAACTGTTGCATCCACAGACCTACTACTGTGCATCAGACATTG TCATCCTGGCTAACATTGCACGTCCAGCAAAAAATATTGGTAATTGGAGAGGTTTCAAAATCCAACTGATAAGG ATATTCAAGGCTCCCCCCCACATCATTCCCTTTGATGTTATCTACACACCCTTGGATTATAACTCATGTGGTTATCTGGTGAAAACTTCTTACCAGACACAGTTACTTATCGCAG GCTATTTGGCTGGAGGAAAAATGACCTTCAACAGATGCCACATGGTCCATCACTGGCTTCGGCTCAGCAGCCAGCAGAGGCTAGGTTTCCAGGGGGGGTACAATAGTGGATGCAACTGCAAT ATTGAACGCTGCACCTTCTGCTGGCGCGATTGCCCAGAACCTTCTAGTACAGATTGTGTGTGGAAACAGGACAACTGCAAATATGATTCATGGACAGGAACCCATTCCATGTACTCCCTGTGTGTACGCTCCGGATCCAACCAATGCAATTGGGACAGACAAGCCTTATGGTTCCATTTCACAACTGTCCCAGCTACCACGCCTACCACGCCTACTCCTCCTTCGACTTCAACATAG